From the genome of Phreatobacter cathodiphilus, one region includes:
- a CDS encoding PAS domain-containing sensor histidine kinase, whose amino-acid sequence MRSYLDGLVHPAATVDPVVFARHRAFIATRLIPGLVALSALPLFLAFQGVPGLVETIAFGWLVLPIAIATFLSRTGAYQQAHLFSAAALTGIVSIIALLSGGLSSFIVIWFALVPAEAVLSGSRRVVHSAGAMVVGAVGLIGALQLGGVLTPSGLGSTQLAVAGFASAFAAVVYAVGLALSAVMVSRAGEEVHSVGEQRYRLLAENMTDLITCHSRNGAVVFASPAAERVVGVPSYGLHGQSLFDRVHVADRPAYLNALSIAASRQIEASAEFRLRREDVAEGQTGFIWMEMRCRPLAGAGGDGQQVVSVLRDVSERKRHEAAVEAARDEADRANEARGRFLANVSHELRTPLNAINGFSEMLMHEEAMRLDQARRHEYATLIRDSGEHLLNLVNSILDMSKIESGHFEITPEPFALPPLIAQCVQMMNLKASGAGVTLSAEVPEGVEEVVGDKRAYRQILLNLVSNAVKFTKPGGSVTIGLRRDGSWLSLSVTDTGIGIAAKDLPRIGSPFFQARSSYDRPYDGTGLGLSVVKGLAELHGGRFEITSQLGRGTRVTLRMPMDCETHGQVASLPLAPATPPAETIQEGRKIA is encoded by the coding sequence GTGAGATCCTATCTCGACGGTCTGGTTCATCCGGCCGCGACCGTGGATCCCGTCGTGTTCGCCCGCCACAGGGCCTTCATCGCCACCCGCCTGATTCCGGGCCTGGTCGCCCTCTCGGCCTTGCCGCTCTTCCTCGCCTTCCAGGGCGTCCCCGGCCTCGTCGAGACCATCGCCTTCGGCTGGCTGGTGCTGCCCATCGCCATCGCCACCTTCCTGTCGCGCACCGGCGCCTACCAGCAGGCGCACCTGTTCTCGGCGGCGGCCCTGACCGGCATCGTCTCGATCATCGCCTTGCTGTCCGGTGGTCTCTCCTCCTTCATCGTCATCTGGTTCGCCCTCGTGCCGGCGGAAGCGGTCCTGTCGGGATCGCGCCGGGTCGTGCACAGCGCCGGCGCCATGGTCGTCGGCGCCGTCGGCCTCATCGGCGCCCTCCAGCTCGGCGGCGTGCTGACGCCTTCGGGCCTCGGCTCCACCCAGCTCGCCGTGGCCGGGTTCGCCTCCGCCTTCGCCGCCGTGGTCTATGCCGTCGGCCTCGCGCTCTCCGCCGTGATGGTGAGCCGTGCGGGCGAGGAGGTCCATTCCGTCGGCGAGCAGCGCTACCGGCTCCTCGCCGAGAACATGACCGACCTCATCACCTGCCACAGCCGCAACGGCGCGGTGGTCTTCGCCTCGCCCGCCGCCGAGCGGGTCGTCGGCGTGCCCTCCTACGGCCTGCACGGCCAGAGCCTGTTCGACCGCGTCCATGTCGCCGACCGTCCGGCCTATCTCAACGCCCTGTCCATCGCCGCCTCCCGCCAGATCGAGGCATCGGCCGAGTTCCGGCTGCGCCGCGAGGACGTGGCGGAGGGGCAGACCGGCTTCATCTGGATGGAGATGCGCTGCCGCCCGCTCGCCGGTGCCGGCGGCGACGGCCAGCAGGTGGTCTCGGTCCTGCGCGACGTTTCCGAGCGCAAGCGGCACGAGGCCGCCGTCGAGGCTGCCCGCGACGAGGCCGACCGGGCGAACGAGGCCCGCGGCCGCTTCCTCGCCAATGTCAGCCACGAGCTGCGCACGCCGCTGAACGCCATCAACGGCTTCTCCGAGATGCTGATGCACGAGGAGGCCATGCGCCTCGACCAGGCGCGCCGCCACGAATATGCGACGCTCATCCGCGATTCCGGCGAGCACCTGCTCAACCTCGTCAACTCGATCCTCGACATGTCGAAGATCGAGAGCGGTCATTTCGAGATCACGCCCGAGCCCTTCGCCCTGCCGCCGCTGATCGCCCAGTGCGTGCAGATGATGAACCTGAAGGCGAGCGGCGCCGGCGTGACGCTGAGCGCAGAGGTTCCCGAGGGCGTCGAAGAGGTGGTGGGCGACAAGCGCGCCTACCGGCAGATCCTGCTCAACCTCGTCTCCAACGCCGTCAAGTTCACCAAGCCCGGCGGCTCGGTGACCATCGGCCTGCGCCGCGACGGCTCCTGGCTGTCGCTCTCGGTGACGGATACCGGCATCGGCATCGCCGCCAAGGACCTGCCGCGCATCGGCAGCCCCTTCTTCCAAGCGCGCTCGAGCTATGACCGGCCCTATGACGGCACCGGCCTCGGCCTGTCGGTGGTCAAGGGCCTGGCGGAACTGCATGGCGGCCGCTTCGAGATCACGTCGCAGCTCGGCCGGGGCACCCGGGTGACGCTGCGCATGCCGATGGACTGCGAGACCCACGGCCAGGTGGCGTCGCTGCCGCTGGCCCCCGCCACGCCCCCGGCGGAGACGATCCAGGAGGGACGGAAAATTGCGTGA
- a CDS encoding branched-chain amino acid aminotransferase, which translates to MTSWSKTWTYVDGDWLEGNPPLTGPRSHAFWLGSSVFDGARIFDGKMPDMDLHAARLNRSAVALGLKPTMGAESIVGLARDGAKKFDGSVPLYVKPMYWAEGDGPSAILPDPETTRFCLCLYEAPMGAPTGMSITLSKFRRPTIENAPTDSKAGCLYPNNGRALREAKARGFDNCLVMDMVGNVAETATSNIFMAKDGVVYTPIPNGTFLNGITRQRTIALLREAGVTVVEQSLRYADFETADEIFSSGNYSKVVPVTKIDDRALQPGPLGRKARELYFDYAAAGPHV; encoded by the coding sequence ATGACGAGCTGGTCGAAAACCTGGACCTATGTCGACGGCGATTGGCTCGAGGGCAATCCGCCGCTGACCGGGCCGCGCAGCCACGCCTTCTGGCTCGGCTCCTCCGTCTTCGACGGCGCCCGCATCTTCGACGGCAAGATGCCCGACATGGACCTGCACGCGGCGCGCCTGAACCGCTCGGCCGTGGCGCTCGGGCTGAAGCCCACCATGGGAGCGGAGAGCATCGTCGGCCTCGCCCGCGACGGTGCCAAGAAGTTCGACGGGTCGGTGCCGCTCTACGTCAAGCCGATGTACTGGGCCGAGGGCGATGGCCCCAGCGCCATCCTGCCCGACCCGGAGACGACGCGGTTCTGCCTCTGCCTCTACGAAGCGCCGATGGGCGCGCCCACCGGCATGTCCATCACCCTGTCCAAGTTCCGCCGCCCGACCATCGAGAACGCACCGACCGATTCCAAGGCCGGCTGCCTCTATCCGAACAACGGGCGGGCGCTGCGCGAGGCCAAGGCGCGCGGCTTCGACAATTGCCTCGTCATGGACATGGTGGGGAACGTCGCCGAGACCGCCACCTCCAACATCTTCATGGCCAAGGACGGCGTGGTCTACACGCCCATCCCCAACGGCACGTTCCTCAACGGCATCACCCGCCAACGCACCATCGCCCTGCTGCGCGAAGCGGGCGTCACGGTCGTCGAGCAGAGCCTGCGCTATGCCGATTTCGAGACCGCCGACGAGATCTTCTCCTCCGGCAACTATTCCAAGGTCGTGCCGGTGACGAAGATCGACGACCGGGCGCTGCAGCCCGGCCCGCTCGGTCGCAAGGCGCGCGAGCTCTATTTCGACTATGCAGCCGCCGGCCCGCACGTCTGA
- a CDS encoding superoxide dismutase, with the protein MSFTLDDLPYAYDALQPYMSKETLEYHHDKHHQAYVTNGNNLIKGTEFEGKSLEEIVKGSFGKHAGIFNNAGQHYNHIHFWKWMKPNGGGKIPGGLEKALIDSFGSIEKAKEDFIQGGVTQFGSGWSWLAVQGGKIVVTKTPNGESPLVHGGVPILGVDVWEHSYYIDYRNRRPDYLKAFVEHLVNWEYVDELFQKATA; encoded by the coding sequence ATGTCTTTCACCCTCGACGACCTGCCCTATGCCTACGACGCCCTGCAGCCCTACATGTCGAAGGAGACGCTGGAGTATCACCACGACAAGCACCATCAGGCCTATGTCACCAACGGCAACAACCTGATCAAGGGTACGGAATTCGAGGGCAAGAGCCTCGAGGAGATCGTCAAGGGCTCCTTCGGCAAGCATGCCGGCATCTTCAACAACGCCGGCCAGCACTACAACCACATCCACTTCTGGAAGTGGATGAAGCCGAACGGCGGCGGCAAGATCCCGGGCGGCCTGGAGAAGGCGCTCATCGACTCCTTCGGCTCGATCGAGAAGGCGAAGGAAGACTTCATCCAGGGCGGCGTCACCCAGTTCGGCTCGGGCTGGTCGTGGCTCGCGGTGCAGGGCGGCAAGATCGTCGTCACCAAGACGCCGAACGGCGAGAGCCCGCTGGTTCACGGCGGCGTGCCGATCCTCGGCGTCGACGTCTGGGAGCACTCCTACTACATCGACTACCGCAATCGCCGCCCCGACTACCTCAAGGCCTTCGTCGAGCACCTGGTCAATTGGGAGTATGTCGACGAGCTGTTCCAGAAGGCGACTGCCTGA
- a CDS encoding MFS transporter produces the protein MALLVLLSLGMLIVGFGAFGVIGVITPISRDLALTPVGAGWIVSAYAFAYAIGSPLGASITGRLDRRTVLVIGMGLIAAGALITAVAAHPAVLYAGRIVLAAGAGLYSPAAAGVAMMAVPAAQRGRALATVYAGLTVSQVIGIPAAGYIGFTIGWPWLFIAIATVAVVMAGALWLRVPARIAIAPATLGDLARAMTDPRLALAVLVTVTVMGAAWIPYTFLSPIIEEKTGGGAGLVAGLLIVYGVGSVAGNALGGFLVDRIGANRTLMIAATGPLPMMAALTFIPWGPWLGGVILFLWGMLGWTIGVSQQARLVALDPARMQVLLSLNAACIYGGAALGASLAGLAKSLGGTPGLGIAALGLGLVGVAHLALSLKLGGRRDY, from the coding sequence TTGGCCCTTCTCGTCCTCCTGTCCCTCGGCATGCTCATCGTCGGCTTCGGCGCCTTCGGCGTCATCGGCGTCATCACGCCGATCAGCCGCGATCTCGCCCTGACGCCGGTCGGCGCCGGCTGGATCGTCAGCGCCTATGCCTTCGCCTATGCGATCGGCTCGCCGCTCGGGGCCTCGATCACCGGCCGGCTGGACCGCCGCACCGTGCTCGTCATCGGCATGGGCCTGATCGCCGCGGGAGCCCTGATCACCGCCGTCGCCGCCCATCCGGCGGTGCTCTATGCCGGCCGCATTGTGCTCGCGGCAGGGGCCGGGCTCTATTCGCCGGCCGCGGCGGGCGTCGCGATGATGGCGGTACCGGCAGCGCAGCGCGGCCGGGCGCTGGCCACAGTCTATGCCGGGCTGACCGTCTCGCAGGTCATCGGCATTCCCGCCGCGGGCTATATCGGCTTCACCATCGGCTGGCCCTGGCTGTTCATCGCCATCGCCACCGTGGCCGTCGTCATGGCCGGCGCATTGTGGCTGCGGGTGCCGGCGAGGATCGCCATCGCACCGGCCACCCTCGGCGATCTCGCCCGCGCCATGACCGATCCGCGCCTGGCGCTCGCCGTGCTGGTGACGGTGACGGTGATGGGGGCGGCCTGGATCCCCTATACGTTCCTGTCGCCGATCATCGAGGAGAAGACCGGCGGCGGGGCAGGCCTCGTTGCCGGCCTGCTCATCGTCTACGGCGTCGGCTCGGTCGCCGGCAACGCGCTGGGCGGTTTCCTGGTGGACCGGATCGGCGCCAACCGCACCCTCATGATCGCCGCGACGGGGCCGCTGCCCATGATGGCGGCGCTGACCTTCATCCCCTGGGGCCCCTGGCTCGGCGGCGTCATCCTCTTCCTCTGGGGCATGCTCGGCTGGACTATCGGCGTGTCGCAGCAGGCGCGGCTGGTCGCCCTCGATCCCGCGCGCATGCAGGTGCTTTTGTCACTCAACGCCGCCTGCATCTATGGCGGCGCGGCGCTGGGGGCGAGCCTCGCCGGCCTCGCCAAGAGTCTCGGCGGCACGCCGGGCCTCGGCATCGCGGCGCTCGGGCTCGGCCTCGTCGGCGTCGCCCATCTCGCCCTGTCCCTGAAGCTCGGCGGCCGGCGCGACTACTGA
- a CDS encoding DUF2336 domain-containing protein, translated as MTSQSLPSVQRLIGLARSNGIDVRPTLLRVIVDQFVAERSHPAAEVTRFGELVVNLLPKASEADRAVVAAKLARHRQTPAVVARRLAADSGAVARPILTHCRALSDDDLFLAVRSGDPEKALAVAEREDIGLAALVALEAMDEPAVKAALAARVGRPAPSLREPLLASPTDLGRRFLAASTAQRETMLADLAMSQPALPPGLGPRGGAPTQERGREIEVAALSRRDGALGDAVARALGLDRATAARITGDPGGEPLVVVARALDLGREATTRILLFAHEAIGTSVERIGALAALYDAVPRGVAVTLVRSFQEVAPAAPARPARHQPVLAPDASDRVGARQASTSAARPAQRSPAARPAATRLPKGS; from the coding sequence ATGACGTCCCAGAGTCTCCCCAGCGTCCAGCGATTGATCGGCCTCGCGCGATCGAACGGCATCGACGTCAGGCCGACCCTGCTGCGGGTGATCGTCGACCAGTTTGTCGCCGAACGCTCCCATCCCGCGGCGGAGGTCACCCGGTTCGGCGAACTGGTGGTCAACCTCCTGCCGAAGGCGAGCGAGGCCGACCGCGCCGTCGTCGCCGCCAAGCTCGCCCGCCACCGGCAGACCCCGGCCGTCGTCGCCCGGCGGCTGGCCGCCGACAGCGGAGCGGTGGCGCGGCCGATCCTGACCCATTGTCGCGCCCTGTCGGACGACGATCTCTTCCTCGCCGTGCGCTCCGGCGATCCGGAGAAGGCGCTGGCCGTGGCCGAGCGCGAGGATATCGGCCTCGCCGCCCTGGTGGCGCTGGAGGCCATGGACGAGCCCGCCGTGAAGGCGGCCCTCGCCGCCCGCGTCGGCCGCCCGGCCCCGTCCCTGCGCGAGCCTCTCCTGGCTTCTCCCACCGACCTCGGCCGTCGCTTCCTCGCCGCCTCCACGGCCCAGCGCGAAACCATGCTCGCCGACCTCGCCATGTCGCAGCCCGCCCTGCCGCCGGGCCTCGGGCCGCGCGGCGGCGCTCCGACGCAGGAGCGCGGCCGGGAGATCGAGGTCGCCGCCCTGTCCCGTCGCGACGGCGCCCTCGGCGACGCCGTCGCCCGCGCCCTCGGCCTCGACCGCGCCACCGCGGCGCGCATCACCGGCGATCCCGGCGGTGAGCCGCTGGTGGTGGTCGCTCGCGCCCTCGACCTCGGCCGCGAGGCGACGACGCGCATCCTGCTCTTCGCCCACGAGGCCATCGGCACCTCGGTGGAGCGAATCGGCGCCCTCGCCGCGCTCTACGACGCCGTGCCCCGCGGCGTGGCGGTGACGCTGGTCCGGTCTTTCCAGGAGGTCGCCCCCGCCGCTCCGGCCAGGCCTGCCCGACACCAGCCGGTGCTGGCGCCCGACGCCTCGGACCGTGTCGGGGCGCGCCAGGCGTCGACCTCGGCCGCGCGCCCGGCGCAGCGATCCCCGGCGGCGCGACCGGCCGCGACGCGGTTGCCGAAGGGCTCCTGA
- a CDS encoding DUF1254 domain-containing protein, with the protein MMRLADIALRRLRRLLGVLPWVVAGLLLGVAVHILSVFALPRLAPDDARSRLAGVTEVNRLTTLSGRGAVVLPLADPAFETAVCRFDLSAGPLHVRAPVTPHYTAIALYTATGIAFGAINDRAATRRTLDLFVVTQAQRRELSTDEDETAADNLILVSPTTEGFVLIRALAVQPSLAPIVREQLAAQSLCEILTPEQAPTTQ; encoded by the coding sequence ATGATGCGCCTCGCCGACATCGCCCTGCGGCGGCTGCGTCGCCTCCTCGGGGTGCTGCCCTGGGTCGTCGCCGGCCTGCTGCTCGGCGTCGCGGTGCACATCCTGTCGGTCTTCGCCCTGCCGCGCCTCGCCCCCGACGATGCCCGGTCCCGGCTCGCCGGCGTCACCGAGGTGAACCGGCTGACCACCCTCTCCGGGCGCGGCGCCGTGGTGCTGCCGCTCGCCGACCCCGCCTTCGAGACGGCCGTGTGCCGCTTCGACCTCTCGGCGGGGCCGCTCCACGTCCGGGCGCCGGTGACGCCGCACTACACCGCCATCGCGCTCTACACCGCCACCGGCATCGCCTTCGGCGCCATCAACGACCGGGCGGCGACGCGGCGCACCCTCGACCTCTTCGTGGTGACCCAGGCGCAGCGGCGCGAGCTCTCCACCGACGAGGACGAGACGGCGGCCGACAACCTCATCCTCGTGTCGCCGACCACCGAGGGTTTCGTGCTGATCCGGGCGCTGGCGGTGCAGCCGAGCCTCGCGCCGATCGTCCGCGAGCAGCTCGCGGCGCAGTCGCTGTGCGAGATCCTGACGCCGGAACAGGCGCCCACGACGCAGTGA
- a CDS encoding peptidoglycan-binding domain-containing protein, with amino-acid sequence MRDATYDDEDLRPRRGRSSMEMDDEAPRASVWSQIMGRSPGDRLALALMGFVAAGIVGNALLRQTGPHPAPLFAAAVIQPAPAPAPRPADVQQTASIAQRPSEPQPVAAAPAAAARSKSDIVADVQRELQRRRLYDGAVDGVSGPKTEAAIRRFETEARLAATGEATEALLARLRRGQPAAARPAAAAPQAAARPPLGPQTIADLISRDPRAVPAPRPAPAPRERSIGDLIAAESSGARR; translated from the coding sequence TTGCGTGACGCGACCTATGACGACGAGGACCTGCGTCCCCGCCGCGGGCGTTCCTCCATGGAGATGGACGACGAGGCGCCGCGCGCCTCCGTCTGGAGCCAGATCATGGGCCGTAGCCCGGGCGACCGCCTCGCCCTGGCCCTGATGGGCTTCGTCGCGGCCGGCATCGTCGGCAACGCCCTGCTGCGCCAGACCGGCCCCCATCCCGCGCCGCTCTTCGCCGCCGCCGTGATCCAGCCGGCTCCCGCCCCTGCGCCGCGCCCCGCCGACGTGCAGCAGACCGCCAGCATCGCGCAGCGGCCGAGCGAGCCGCAGCCGGTCGCCGCAGCCCCTGCCGCCGCGGCGCGCAGCAAATCCGACATCGTCGCCGACGTGCAGCGCGAATTGCAGCGGCGCCGCCTCTATGACGGCGCCGTCGACGGGGTTTCCGGCCCGAAGACCGAGGCGGCCATCCGCCGCTTCGAGACGGAGGCGCGCCTCGCCGCCACCGGCGAGGCCACCGAAGCGCTGCTCGCCCGCCTGCGCCGCGGCCAGCCGGCGGCGGCCCGGCCCGCTGCGGCGGCTCCCCAGGCGGCGGCGAGGCCGCCCCTGGGGCCGCAGACCATCGCCGACCTCATCTCCCGCGATCCGCGCGCCGTGCCGGCGCCGCGCCCCGCTCCGGCGCCCCGCGAGCGCTCCATCGGCGACCTCATCGCCGCCGAGAGTTCCGGCGCCCGCCGCTGA
- a CDS encoding DUF1491 family protein, translating to MRVTSDFWVSAFIRRVGLEGGFATLRRRGNAEAGAIAVTVSRAADRLVALYLQAPQSAFDDGRPTDRLFVPAWPEVFVEEMRVAEKLERETRFDPDLWIVDVDDRDGRAFVDLART from the coding sequence ATGCGGGTCACCTCGGACTTCTGGGTCTCCGCCTTCATCCGCCGCGTCGGCCTCGAAGGCGGCTTCGCCACGCTCCGCCGCCGGGGCAATGCCGAGGCCGGCGCCATCGCCGTCACGGTGTCGCGCGCCGCCGACCGGCTGGTCGCCCTCTATCTGCAGGCACCGCAATCGGCCTTCGACGACGGTCGCCCGACCGACCGGCTCTTCGTGCCGGCCTGGCCGGAGGTCTTCGTCGAGGAGATGAGGGTGGCCGAAAAGCTGGAGCGCGAGACCCGCTTCGATCCGGATCTGTGGATCGTCGACGTGGACGACCGTGACGGCCGCGCCTTCGTCGATCTCGCCCGGACCTGA
- a CDS encoding haloacid dehalogenase type II — translation MPATAFMFDAYGTLFDVHAAVERAGAPLGPLAGPVSQLWRTKQLEYSWITTMMGGFEDFWTLTGRGLDFALARHGVADPVLRQALLAAYETLDAYPDVAPALGRLKAAGKTTAIFTNGTRAMVDKAIAAAGIGALLDAVVTVEDVGAYKPVPAVYAHAQGTLGVPSAGDVVFVSSNRWDVAGAARFGFVPVWVNRTGMPNEYPGADPVATLPDLAGLQPTLVA, via the coding sequence ATGCCCGCCACCGCCTTCATGTTCGACGCCTACGGCACGCTGTTTGACGTCCATGCCGCCGTGGAGCGCGCCGGCGCGCCGCTGGGGCCCCTCGCCGGGCCGGTCTCCCAGCTCTGGCGGACCAAGCAGCTCGAATATTCCTGGATCACCACCATGATGGGCGGCTTCGAGGACTTCTGGACCCTCACCGGGCGCGGCCTCGACTTCGCGCTGGCCCGCCACGGCGTCGCCGACCCCGTCCTGCGGCAGGCGCTGCTCGCCGCCTACGAGACGCTCGACGCCTATCCCGACGTCGCGCCCGCCCTCGGCCGGCTGAAGGCGGCGGGCAAGACCACCGCCATCTTCACCAACGGCACCCGCGCCATGGTCGACAAGGCCATCGCCGCCGCCGGAATCGGCGCGCTGCTGGACGCGGTGGTGACGGTGGAGGACGTCGGCGCCTACAAGCCCGTGCCGGCCGTCTATGCCCATGCGCAAGGAACGCTCGGCGTCCCCTCCGCCGGCGACGTCGTCTTCGTCTCGTCTAACCGCTGGGACGTGGCGGGCGCCGCCCGCTTCGGCTTCGTGCCGGTCTGGGTCAACCGCACCGGCATGCCCAACGAATATCCCGGCGCCGACCCGGTGGCGACCTTGCCCGATCTCGCGGGACTGCAGCCGACGCTCGTCGCCTGA
- a CDS encoding DUF1214 domain-containing protein has translation MRALPGLLLALGIGAVTGLGLTALSVGRSTGAGTLRIGPWLATPKAGTPEADPYARAVTARLGTLPLALADGLALVADQDSTGAAIDGRCTYRVTGSVPPARFWTLAAARADFAPVVEEGLRQGFTSYEIVRQSEVATDVVVAPEARPGNWLPSGGVPDLRLILRLYDTPVATTISAATVLPTISRVSCP, from the coding sequence ATGCGTGCGCTTCCCGGCCTCCTCCTGGCGCTCGGCATCGGCGCGGTGACGGGCCTCGGGCTGACCGCCCTGTCGGTCGGCCGGAGCACCGGGGCCGGCACGCTGCGCATCGGCCCCTGGCTCGCGACGCCGAAGGCGGGAACGCCCGAGGCCGATCCCTATGCCCGGGCGGTGACGGCCCGGCTCGGCACCCTGCCGCTGGCTCTCGCCGACGGCCTCGCCCTCGTCGCCGACCAGGACAGCACGGGCGCCGCCATCGACGGACGCTGCACCTATCGCGTCACGGGAAGCGTGCCGCCGGCCCGGTTCTGGACGCTGGCGGCGGCCCGCGCGGATTTCGCGCCCGTCGTGGAAGAGGGCCTGCGTCAGGGCTTCACCAGCTACGAGATCGTGCGGCAGTCGGAGGTGGCGACGGACGTCGTCGTGGCGCCGGAGGCGCGGCCCGGCAATTGGCTGCCGTCGGGGGGCGTGCCGGACCTGCGTCTCATCCTCCGCCTCTACGACACGCCGGTCGCCACGACGATCTCCGCCGCCACCGTGCTGCCCACCATCAGCCGGGTGAGCTGCCCATGA
- a CDS encoding SufE family protein, with product MSQLAAPAIDEIKEAFALIDDWEERYRYLIDIGKALPPLAPEQRSEENRVKGCASNVWLVTHVERPGPDAIMRFEGESDAHIVKGLVALTLAFYSGRPAREVARDDAFDLFRSFGLEQHLTPQRSNGVRSMIDRIRRDAAAAMSA from the coding sequence ATGAGCCAGCTTGCCGCGCCCGCCATCGACGAGATCAAAGAAGCCTTCGCCCTGATCGACGACTGGGAGGAGCGCTACCGCTACCTCATCGACATCGGCAAGGCCCTGCCGCCGCTCGCGCCCGAGCAGCGCAGCGAGGAGAACCGGGTGAAGGGCTGCGCCAGCAACGTCTGGCTCGTCACCCATGTCGAGCGGCCCGGCCCCGATGCGATCATGCGGTTCGAGGGCGAGAGCGACGCCCACATCGTCAAGGGCCTGGTCGCCCTGACCCTCGCCTTCTATTCCGGCCGCCCGGCCCGCGAGGTGGCGAGGGACGACGCCTTCGACCTGTTTCGCTCCTTCGGCCTCGAGCAGCACCTTACCCCGCAGCGCTCCAACGGCGTGCGCTCGATGATCGACCGCATCCGCCGCGACGCGGCGGCAGCGATGTCCGCCTGA
- a CDS encoding DUF1194 domain-containing protein — MPVSRWNGLSRRMALGLAAAAAAPRLGSAQRPVPVDVVLALAADGSGSIDDDELRLQRDGYGQALSSPEVLSVVTKGMHGAIAVIYTEWGGPTSQHVIVDWTLIRDEPSARGFAAELLARPRAARGYNSISAAIDFCVRHIETGPYRGLRRVIDVSGDGPNIGGRAVEAARDDAVAKGITVNALAILRPGGQVPARLGQPLPDYYREAVIGGPGAFVEVADADRSFADAVRRKIVTEIA, encoded by the coding sequence ATGCCGGTATCGCGGTGGAACGGACTGTCCCGGCGCATGGCGCTCGGTCTCGCCGCGGCGGCTGCCGCACCCAGGCTGGGCAGCGCCCAGCGCCCCGTTCCCGTCGATGTCGTGCTGGCGCTGGCGGCCGACGGCTCAGGCTCCATCGACGACGACGAGCTCAGGCTGCAGCGTGACGGCTACGGCCAGGCCTTATCGTCGCCGGAGGTGCTCTCGGTCGTCACGAAGGGCATGCACGGCGCCATCGCGGTGATCTACACCGAGTGGGGCGGGCCGACCTCACAGCACGTCATCGTCGACTGGACGCTCATTCGCGACGAGCCCAGTGCGCGGGGATTTGCCGCCGAGCTCCTTGCCCGGCCGCGGGCGGCGCGCGGATACAACTCCATCTCCGCCGCCATCGACTTCTGCGTGCGCCACATCGAGACCGGGCCCTATCGGGGCCTCAGGCGCGTCATCGACGTCTCCGGCGACGGGCCGAACATCGGCGGCCGCGCCGTCGAGGCGGCCCGCGACGACGCCGTGGCCAAGGGCATCACCGTCAACGCCCTGGCGATCCTCAGGCCCGGCGGCCAGGTTCCCGCGCGCCTCGGCCAGCCGCTGCCCGACTATTATCGCGAGGCGGTGATCGGCGGCCCTGGCGCCTTCGTCGAGGTGGCGGACGCGGACCGCTCCTTCGCCGATGCGGTCAGGCGCAAGATCGTCACCGAGATCGCGTGA